A stretch of DNA from Dehalobacterium formicoaceticum:
CGGTACACCTACCGCGTCCTCAAAGGAAATAATTGAGGCACCCCTTTTTACACCCTCAATACCATATTGAATAACACTCTTTTCAATAACAGCCATGATTTCCTTGATTTGTGCTGGATCCTTACGCAAGCCACGGTAAAAGATTGTATGATTTATCAAGGCATAAATAATCGTGAATGGACCGACAATGTTGAGTATTACTTTTTCACCCGACTCAGCCAGGATCCCGACAGCATCCAGTACTTCTCCAATTCGACCTTTAGAAATATCTGGCGCTTGGATACCGGATAGTTCTTCAATAGACGAGAAGCGGTGGCCATTTGGTCTTGGTCGATGCATAGCATCGCCCATTTTTATATATGCTCCGAAGGCTTCTGCTTCGACCGTGACACAAAAAGGCACCTTGGCAAACACATCGTCCTGGTATTTCTTTAGCACTCTGGCAAGAGCAACTATGTTATTTTTATCCGTGTAAGCCTCCGGGAAAGTTATCCCAGCTTCCCCTAAAACCTCTTCAGGAATATGATCTTGATTATGTCCAGGACATTTAAATTCCACCATTCTTCCCTCCAATAAAGTAAACTAGTAATATTTACTTATAAAATTTATAATTACCATATATTACTATTATTAGCCCTCCTAAAACTAACTTGCGTTTTAGCCAGTCATTGATCTTAGTTCACATAAAAGCACAGGCATCTCGAAAAGCCCTTTGGAAATCCGGTCTGAGCGAAAGTTCAACATGAGTTGCCTTCCTTGCCAGGAGCTCTGCATAATGTCGCTCTTTTTCTGAAGTAAGCGCTAAAATGGCACCTTCTCCAGCGGCATTTCCTACTGAATATATAATTTTCTCATCTACTCTAGGAAACAGTCCTATTGATAGAATGCTCTCTTTCCTGACAAAGCTGCCAAATGCACCTGCCAGCATTACTTTGCTTAAATCTTTTGCCTGAATACCAGCTTCCTTCAAAAGAATTTCAGCTCCAGCCCTGACAGCAGCCTTTGCCATCTGCAATTCACGCACATCCTGCTGGGTTAAAACGATATCAGCCGCATCAGTTGAGCCATAATGAAGGACGAAATCCTGCCCAGATCCATTGGG
This window harbors:
- a CDS encoding uroporphyrinogen decarboxylase family protein; translation: MVEFKCPGHNQDHIPEEVLGEAGITFPEAYTDKNNIVALARVLKKYQDDVFAKVPFCVTVEAEAFGAYIKMGDAMHRPRPNGHRFSSIEELSGIQAPDISKGRIGEVLDAVGILAESGEKVILNIVGPFTIIYALINHTIFYRGLRKDPAQIKEIMAVIEKSVIQYGIEGVKRGASIISFEDAVGVPDVIGPTIYRDFSGPSNLRIINGIKEVGGRFLIHLCGRTSAALENTDMVHSYAIDTGKASTYGQALAGLLDELTEPIVVGHRCIAWGPMKMDQPCIWGIELIQK